In Humulus lupulus chromosome 6, drHumLupu1.1, whole genome shotgun sequence, a single genomic region encodes these proteins:
- the LOC133782865 gene encoding uncharacterized protein LOC133782865 has protein sequence MRLYDVFAELLHIQMLRRVVSYTGFFCFTAGLSYAYTSNTTRAGYSRGDQFYASYPAGTELLVDTTKLYKAALGNCFETEEWGPIEYSIMAKHFNRQGNSAYEYHSLYMAHLLSLGQIDGSG, from the exons ATGAGGCTATACGATGTGTTTGCGGAGCTTCTACACATTCAGATGCTTCGAAGAGTTGTGTCGTATACTGGATTCTTTTGCTTCACGGCGGGCTTGAGCTACGCTTACACAAGCAATAC AACTAGAGCTGGGTATTCTCGCGGTGATCAATTCTATGCTTCCTACCCAGCAGGAACCGAGCTCTTAGTGGATACTACAAAG TTGTACAAGGCTGCGCTTGGAAATTGCTTTGAGACAGAAGAATGGGGACCTATTGAGTACTCCATCATGGCAAAACACTTTAATCGTCAGGGCAATTCGGCATATGAGTATCATTCT CTATACATGGCACACCTTCTCTCTCTTGGACAAATTGATGGAAGTGGCTAG